In Brassica rapa cultivar Chiifu-401-42 chromosome A06, CAAS_Brap_v3.01, whole genome shotgun sequence, a single window of DNA contains:
- the LOC103875171 gene encoding probably inactive leucine-rich repeat receptor-like protein kinase At3g28040: MGEHRRKVISFTLFLAVTLISLINGDLDSTQLNDDVLGLIVFKSDLHDPSSHLSSWNEDDISPCSWTYVKCNPKTSRVTELSLSGLSLTGKIGRGIQKLQHLKVLSLSNNNLTGNIAALSNNNRLQKLDLSHNSLSGQIPSSLTSLRHLDLTGNSFSGTLSDDVFTNCSSLRHLSLSRNRFEGQIPSALFRCSVLNSLNLSSNRFSGSPSFASGFWKLQRLRTLDLSFNALSGSIPLGMLYVHNLKVLHLQGNQFYGSLPSDIGLCPHLNRVDLSFNRFSGEIPTTLQRLRYLNHLDLSKNMLSGGFPVWIGDMTGLVHLDVSSNMLTGKLPSSISNLRSLKALILSDNKLSGEIPESLESCKELMVVQLKGNGFTGSIPDGLFDLGLQEMDFSGNGLTGSIPRGSSRLFESLVRLDLSRNSLTGNIPGEVGLFSNLRYLNLSWNHFNTRVPPEIEFLQNLTILDLRNSALIGSVPADICEAQSLQILQLDGNSLTGSIPEGIGNCSSLKLLSLSHNNLSGPIPKSLSNLEELKILKLEANKLSGEIPKELGKLQNLLLVNISFNRLIGRLPSGGVFQSLDQSSLQGNLGICSPLLRGPCTLNVPKPLVIDPNSYRNGNSNEEASGNRPSKFHGGMFLSVSVIVAISAAILIVSGVIIITLLNASVRRRLAFVDTALESIFSGSSRSGRSLEAGKLVLLNSRTSRSSSSSQEFARNPESVLNKASRIGEGVFGTVYKAPLGDQGRNLAVKKLVPSPIIENLEDFDREVRILAKAKHPNLVSMKGYYWTPEMQLLVSEYIPNGNLQSKLHEREPSTPPLPWDARYRIILGTAKGLAYLHHTFRPATVHFNLKPTNILLDEKYNPKISDFGLARLLTTQDGNTMNTNRFQNALGYVAPELECQNLRVNEKCDVYGFGVLILELVTGRRPVEYGEDSFVILSDHVRVLLEQGNVLECIDPTMEEEYSEDEVLPVLKLALVCTSQIPSNRPTMAEIVQILQVISSPVPHRILDSF; the protein is encoded by the exons ATGGGCGAACACAGAAGAAAAGTGATCTCATTTACTCTGTTCCTCGCAGTGACATTGATATCACTCATCAACGGTGATCTTGACTCAACCCAACTAAACGACGACGTGTTGGGTCTCATCGTCTTCAAATCAGACCTTCACGACCCATCTTCACACCTATCGTCTTGGAACGAAGACGACATCTCTCCTTGCTCGTGGACCTACGTCAAATGCAACCCCAAAACATCTCGCGTCACCGAGCTTTCCCTCTCCGGTTTATCCCTAACCGGAAAGATCGGTCGCGGGATCCAAAAGCTTCAGCATCTGAAGGTGCTCTCACTCTCCAACAACAACTTAACCGGAAACATCGCCGCTCTCTCAAACAACAACCGTCTTCAGAAGCTTGATCTTAGCCACAACAGCCTCTCCGGTCAAATCCCATCTTCTCTCACCTCCTTGAGACACCTCGACTTAACCGGAAACTCCTTCTCCGGTACACTCTCTGACGATGTCTTCACCAACTGTTCATCCCTCAGGCATCTCTCGCTCTCTCGCAACCGTTTCGAAGGTCAAATCCCGAGTGCTCTGTTTCGATGCTCTGTTTTGAACAGTCTCAACCTCTCAAGCAACCGCTTCTCCGGAAGCCCTAGCTTCGCGTCTGGATTCTGGAAGCTTCAGAGGCTAAGAACGTTAGATCTATCGTTCAACGCTCTCTCTGGTTCGATACCTTTGGGGATGCTCTATGTGCATAACTTGAAAGTGTTGCACTTACAAGGGAACCAGTTCTATGGATCATTGCCTTCAGACATTGGACTCTGTCCTCATTTAAACAGAGTTGATCTGAGTTTCAACCGTTTCTCCGGGGAGATTCCGACAACTCTTCAGAGGCTGAGGTATTTAAATCATTTAGATTTATCCAAGAACATGCTCTCCGGTGGTTTTCCGGTTTGGATCGGTGACATGACCGGTTTAGTACATTTGGATGTCTCCAGCAATATGTTAACCGGAAAGCTACCTTCTTCAATAAGTAACTTGAGGTCTCTAAAGGCTCTAATCTTGTCTGATAACAAACTCTCCGGCGAGATTCCGGAGTCTTTGGAGTCTTGCAAAGAGCTTATGGTTGTTCAGCTCAAAGGCAATGGCTTCACCGGTAGCATTCCGGATGGTTTATTTGATCTTGGTTTGCAAGAAATGGATTTTTCAGGTAACGGTTTAACCGGTTCGATCCCGAGAGGGTCAAGCAGGCTATTTGAGTCACTTGTGAGGCTTGATCTTTCGCGTAATAGTCTCACTGGAAACATACCTGGTGAAGTAGGGCTATTCAGCAACTTGAGATACCTCAACTTGTCATGGAACCATTTCAACACAAGAGTTCCTCCAGAAATAGAGTTTCTACAGAATCTAACAATTTTGGATCTAAGGAACAGTGCGTTGATCGGTTCGGTTCCAGCTGATATATGTGAGGCACAGAGTCTACAGATCCTTCAGCTGGATGGTAACTCGCTAACCGGTTCTATACCGGAAGGAATTGGAAACTGCTCTTCTCTTAAATTACT GAGTTTGTCACATAACAATCTTTCTGGTCCAATTCCTAAGTCACTTTCAAATTTAGAAGAGCTAAAGATTCTAAAGCTAGAAGCCAATAAGCTAAGCGGTGAAATACCAAAAGAGCTAGGAAAGTTGCAGAATCTGTTACTGGTTAACATATCGTTTAACCGACTCATCGGAAGGTTACCCTCAGGAGGTGTGTTCCAGAGCTTAGACCAGAGTTCTCTTCAAGGAAACTTAGGCATTTGTTCACCGTTGCTGAGAGGACCTTGCACACTGAATGTTCCAAAGCCTCTTGTCATTGATCCCAACTCCTACAGGAACGGTAATAGTAACGAGGAAGCATCCGGAAACCGACCAAGCAAGTTCCATGGTGGAATGTTCCTTAGTGTTTCAGTGATTGTAGCTATATCAGCAGCTATACTCATCGTCTCAGGAGTCATAATCATAACGCTGCTTAACGCATCGGTGAGAAGGAGACTTGCCTTTGTTGACACCGCGTTGGAGAGCATTTTCTCAGGGTCTTCAAGATCAGGAAGAAGCTTAGAGGCAGGGAAACTTGTTCTGTTAAACTCAAGAACTTCGCGGTCCTCGTCTTCATCTCAAGAGTTCGCTAGAAACCCTGAGTCTGTTCTCAATAAAGCTTCAAGAATAGGCGAAGGAGTCTTTGGTACGGTCTACAAGGCACCATTAGGAGACCAGGGGAGAAACTTGGCCGTCAAGAAACTTGTTCCATCCCCGATTATCGAAAACCTAGAAGATTTTGATCGAGAAGTCCGGATCTTGGCCAAAGCAAAGCACCCTAATCTAGTCTCCATGAAAGGGTATTACTGGACACCGGAGATGCAGCTTCTAGTATCGGAATACATCCCTAACGGTAACTTGCAGTCCAAGTTACACGAAAGGGAGCCCTCGACACCGCCACTTCCTTGGGATGCAAGATACAGAATCATACTCGGTACAGCCAAAGGACTCGCTTATCTCCACCACACGTTCCGTCCAGCAACCGTCCACTTCAACCTGAAGCCAACCAACATCCTCCTCGACGAAAAATACAACCCTAAAATCTCTGACTTCGGACTAGCTCGTCTTCTAACAACACAAGACGGGAACACGATGAACACCAACAGGTTTCAGAACGCTTTAGGTTACGTAGCGCCTGAGTTAGAGTGTCAGAACTTAAGGGTCAACGAGAAATGTGATGTTTACGGGTTTGGAGTTCTTATACTCGAACTCGTGACTGGTCGGAGGCCCGTGGAGTATGGTGAAGATAGCTTTGTGATACTTAGCGATCATGTCCGAGTTTTGTTGGAACAAGGGAATGTGTTGGAGTGTATTGATCCTACCATGGAGGAAGAATACTCTGAGGATGAGGTTTTGCCTGTTCTGAAACTTGCTCTTGTCTGTACTTCTCAGATTCCTTCAAATAGGCCTACAATGGCGGAGATTGTTCAGATCTTGCAGGTCATCAGTTCTCCTGTTCCTCACCGGATACTGGATAGTTTCTGA